One region of Juglans regia cultivar Chandler chromosome 4, Walnut 2.0, whole genome shotgun sequence genomic DNA includes:
- the LOC108990191 gene encoding potassium channel KAT1-like produces MMSFSGAKTFFNRFCVAEFHMESAGRSSFISSDHLLPSLGARINQATKLRRYIVSPFSPRYRAWEMLLVVLVIYFAWICPFEFAFLPYKQDALFIFDNIVNGFFAIDIILTFFVAYLDSHSYLLVDDPKKIAVRYISTWFIFDVCSTAPFQPISLLFTNHSGELGFKLLNMLRLWRLRRVSSLFARLEKDIRFNYFWTRCIKLISVTLFTVHLAGCINYLIAARYPDPGRTWIGEKNRDFKEDGLWERYVTSIYWSITTLTTTGYGDFHAGNPREMLFDIFYMLFNLGLTAYLIGNMTNLVVHWTCRTRCFRDRVRAASEFAARNQLPPGIQDQMLSHICLKFKTEGLNQQGTLNGLPKAIRSSIADFLFFPIVQKVHLFQGASRDFLFQLVSEMEAEYFPPKEDVILQNEAPTDLYILVSGVVHFLCRTDGRDRVLGKAIAGDSFGESGVLLNRPQPFTVRTTEICQILRLNRTSLINVMQANSKDRHIIMNNLFQKMKGRDTLGFENAHKDPELIPREWLDGEPIGGSLSPAGCQDKYSHDYSSMQEARDVYSTGSETIEQSETGKCQVFKRSTMDVNLMAEDGQTALHAAVRRGHLEMVKLLLEGGANVNKQDARGWTPKALAEEQGNKSIFDLLLSYDNRRKPDEHRIDLIGPESADNSMYSQSKHSKQTGPQSVDSHLRKEPTNSCSCRYSFPIDTEVMTKVMKKRITIHMGLQLDGTLQRQLGKLIILPDSIEDLLKIAGEKFGVHKPAKVINVENAEIDDINVIRDGDHLFLLHNEINGEILDC; encoded by the exons atgATGTCGTTTTCCGGTGCAAAAACCTTCTTCAACCGGTTCTGCGTGGCTGAATTCCATATGGAGAGTGCTGGCCGTAGCAGCTTCATCTCCAGTGATCATCTCTTACCATCCCTTGGTGCCAGAATTAACCAGGCAACTAAGCTTCGAAGATACATAGTGTCGCCTTTCAGTCCTCGTTATAG GGCTTGGGAGATGTTACTGGTTGTTTTAGTCATTTATTTTGCCTGGATTTGCCCATTCGAGTTTGCATTTCTGCCTTACAAACAAGACGCACTCTTCATCTTCGACAACATTGTCAATGGCTTCTTTGCCATTGACATTATTCTCACCTTCTTTGTTGCATATCTAGACAGCCACTCTTATCTTCTTGTTGATGATCCCAAGAAAATTGCAGTCAG GTACATATCTACCTGGTTTATCTTCGATGTCTGTTCCACCGCTCCGTTTCAGCCAATCAGCCTTCTGTTCACAAATCATAGCGGCGAACTTGGGTTTAAACTACTCAACATGCTCAGACTCTGGCGTCTCAGACGAGTCAGCTCCCTATTTGCAAG GCTTGAAAAGGACATTCGATTCAATTATTTCTGGACTAGGTGCATAAAGCTCATTTCT GTGACCCTATTTACTGTACACCTTGCTGGCTGCATAAACTATCTTATTGCAGCGAGATACCCTGATCCAGGTAGAACCTGGATTGGGGAAAAAAACCGAGATTTCAAAGAAGATGGTCTTTGGGAAAGATATGTAACTTCAATATACTGGTCTATAACGACATTGACAACTACTGGGTACGGGGACTTTCATGCGGGAAACCCCAGGGAGATGCTGTTCGATATCTTCTACATGCTCTTCAACTTGGGATTGACGGCTTACCTCATTGGAAACATGACAAACCTCGTTGTTCATTGGACATGCCGCACTCGATGTTTC AGAGATAGAGTGAGAGCTGCCTCAGAATTTGCAGCACGAAACCAGTTGCCCCCCGGCATACAGGATCAGATGCTGTCACACATATGTCTCAAGTTCAAAACAGAAGGATTGAATCAACAAGGGACCCTAAATGGTCTACCAAAAGCTATTCGCTCAAGCATCGCAgactttctcttcttccccattGTCCAGAAAGTCCATCTCTTCCAAGGGGCTTCTCGTGACTTCCTTTTCCAATTG GTTTCAGAAATGGAGGCCGAGTATTTTCCACCCAAGGAAGATGTAATTCTGCAGAATGAAGCTCCAACAGATCTTTATATTCTGGTCTCAGGCGTGGTG CATTTCCTGTGCCGTACCGATGGGCGCGACAGA GTTCTTGGAAAGGCAATTGCAGGAGATTCGTTCGGAGAGTCTGGAGTCTTATTGAATAGGCCGCAGCCTTTCACGGTTCGGACGACTGAGATTTGTCAAATACTGCGACTCAACAGAACTTCACTGATCAATGTCATGCAAGCAAATTCCAAGGATAGGCACATCATTATGAACAATCTTTTCCAG AAAATGAAGGGTCGAGATACCTTGGGCTTTGAAAACGCACATAAAGATCCAGAACTGATCCCCAGAGAATGGCTTGATGGAGAACCTATTGGAGGAAGCTTGTCACCTGCAGGATGTCAAGATAAGTACTCACACGATTATTCATCAATGCAGGAAGCAAGGGATGTTTATAGCACAGGATCAGAGACTATAGAGCAGAGTGAAACTGGCAAATGTCAAGTCTTTAAGAGATCCACAATGGATGTAAATTTGATGGCTGAGGATGGCCAAACAGCTCTTCATGCTGCAGTTCGCAGGGGGCATCTTGAGATGGTCAAACTTCTACTGGAAGGAGGTGCTAATGTAAACAAACAAGATGCAAGAGGATGGACACCAAAAGCTCTAGCCGAAGAGCAAGGAAACAAGAGCATATTTGACCTTTTACTAAGTTATGACAATAGAAGGAAACCAGATGAGCACAGAATAGATTTAATTGGGCCTGAATCGGCTGACAACAGCATGTATAGTCAAAGCAAACACAGTAAGCAAACTGGTCCTCAATCTGTCGACTCCCACTTAAGAAAAGAACCCACCAACTCCTGCTCATGCAGATATAGTTTTCCCATTGACACAGAAGTCATGACTAAAGTAATGAAGAAGAGAATCACCATCCATATGGGGCTTCAACTTGATGGTACATTACAGAGGCAACTTGGAAAGCTAATAATCTTACCTGATTCGATAGAGGATCTGCTCAAAATAGCAG GTGAGAAGTTTGGAGTACACAAACCTGCAAAAGTCATTAACGTGGAGAATGCAGAAATAGATGACATAAATGTCATTCGAGATGGTGATCATCTGTTTCTACTTCATAACGAGATTAATGGAGAAATATTGGATTGCTAA